In Castanea sativa cultivar Marrone di Chiusa Pesio chromosome 6, ASM4071231v1, a single window of DNA contains:
- the LOC142640081 gene encoding F-box protein At5g41720-like, producing the protein MGKGKGKQKGVRNEKQPSSLTVHNENSITNQEQTDAFSEFPAEILLEVVSRLPLKDICNIRSVSKGINNLTRRPDFAAKHFRNCKTLSGNLTGFFCQSVSTQREWWHNESRFINGQVIHDPDFVAIKSEADLVPDSLFNFLKKGNNSNDVVELIDSCDGLLLCCTYTGIKSFKTWFVCNPLTMEHVTLPYPVKRSNLVYYGLLADTTNSG; encoded by the coding sequence ATGGGGAAGGGCAAGGGCAAACAAAAAGGCGTAAGAAACGAAAAACAACCTTCAAGTCTTACCGTACACAATGAAAACTCAATCACCAACCAAGAACAAACCGATGCTTTCTCAGAATTCCCAGCCGAAATCTTATTGGAAGTAGTCTCGCGCTTGCCACTAAAAGACATATGCAACATCAGGAGTGTCTCAAAAGGCATCAATAATTTGACAAGAAGGCCAGACTTCGCAGCCAAACACTTCCGTAATTGCAAAACTCTTTCTGGTAATCTCACAGGATTCTTCTGCCAGAGTGTTTCAACGCAAAGGGAATGGTGGCATAATGAGAGCCGGTTCATTAATGGTCAAGTTATCCATGACCCTGATTTTGTTGCCATAAAATCTGAAGCTGATCTTGTTCCAGATTCTCTCTTCAATTTCTTGAAGAAGGGGAACAACAGCAACGATGTGGTCGAGCTTATTGATTCTTGCGATGGTTTATTACTTTGCTGCACTTACACTGGGATAAAATCGTTCAAAACATGGTTCGTTTGTAATCCTTTGACCATGGAACATGTCACTCTTCCATATCCTGTCAAACGATCTAACCTGGTCTACTATGGGTTGCTTGCAGACACAACCAACTCTGGTTAA